CGTAGATGACCGGTTTGGACACTCCCGCGCAGGCGGCGATTTCCTCGATGGTGGTGCCGTCCAGCCCGCGGGCGGCGAAAAGGCCGCGGCCGACGTCGATCAGCTGGCTTCGGCGCTGCCGGCCCGTCATCCGCATCCGCGGAAGGTTGTTGCTCACCTTCCCATCATGCCCCACCGCCGGCGGCGGTATTCGGCGGGACGGGTGGGAGCCGAATGCCCCGTGTCGCGCGGGGCCCTGAACCCGTGGCAAAATAGGGACTTGTGCCCGGGGCTTGAGTCTTCCGGCACGGTCCGCTCTGGTGTAACGGCAGCACCCCGGCCTTTGGAGCCGTGGAGTATAGGTTCGAATCCTATGGGCGGAACTGCTGCGCAAGGAGCGATCATGAGGATGGCACCCGGTGCGCCGTGGCCTGTGCTGCGGGACACCATAAAGCGCCAGCACAACCAAGCAAGGAGAGCCCGTACGTGATCCCCGAGAATGCCGGTCCGGCCGCTGTAATCGTTCTGGCAGCAGGCGCCGGCACCCGGATGAAATCGCGTACTCCCAAGATCCTGCACGAAATCGGCGGCCTCTCCATGGTGGGCCACGCCCTTCGTGCCGCCCGCAGCATCAATCCGCAGCGGCTTGCCATCGTGGTGCGCCACGAACGCGACCTGGTGGAAAGCCACGTGGCCGCGCTGGACCCGCAGGCCCTCATCGTGGACCAGGACGACGTGCCCGGAACGGGCCGCGCCGTGGAAGCCGCACTGCAGGCGCTGGACGCCGGGCAGGCCTTGGCCGGAACCGTCGTGGTCACCTACGGCGATGTGCCCCTGCTGTCCGCGGAACTGCTGACCGAGCTGGTCGCCACCCACGAGTTCGAAGGCAACGCCGTCACGGTCCTCACGGCAGTCCTGGACGATGCCACCGGCTACGGCCGCATCCTCCGCGGCGAGGACGGTTCCGTCACCGGCATTCGCGAACACAAGGACTCCTCCGAAGCCGAAAAGCTGATCCGCGAAGTCAACTCCGGCATCTACGCCTTCGACGCCGCGGTGCTCCGCGAAGCCCTGGCCAAGGTAACCACCGACAACGCCCAGGGCGAAAAATACCTCACCGATGTGCTGGGACTGGCGCGTGAGGCAGGCGGCCGCGTCGCCGCCGTCGTCACTGCTGACCGCTGGCAGGTGGAGGGCGCCAACGACCGCGTCCAGCTCGCCGCCCTCGGCGCCGAACTGAACCGCCGCACCGTGGAAGCCTGGATGCGCGCCGGCGTGACCGTGGTTGACCCGGCCACCACCTGGATCGACTCCACCGTCACCCTGGACGAGGACGTCCGCCTCCTGCCCAACACGCAACTGCACGGCACCACCACCGTGGCGAGGGACGCCGTCGTGGGCCCCGACACCACCTTGACCGACGTCGAAATCGGCGAGGGCGCCTCGGTGGCCCGCACTCACGGTTCCGGCTCGGTAATCGGCCCGCGCGCCGCCGTCGGCCCCTTCACATACCTTCGCCCCGGCACGGTGCTGGGCGAGAAGGGGAAGATCGGCGCCTTCTACGAAACCAAGAACGTCACCATCGGCCGCGGTTCCAAGCTGTCCCACCTGGGCTACGCGGGCGACGCCGAAATCGGCGAGGACACCAACATTGGCTGCGGCAACATCACGGCCAATTACGACGGCGAGAAGAAGCACCGCACGGTGATCGGCTCGGGCGTCCGTACAGGCTCCAACACCGTCTTTGTTGCCCCGGTCACCGTGGGGGACGGCGCCTACAGCGGCGCCGGCGCAGTGATCCGCAAAGACGTTCCGGCCGGAGCGCTTGCGCTGAGCGTCGCTGCCCAGCGCAACGCCGAAGGCTGGGTTCCCGCGCACCGTCCGGGAACCCGCTCCGCCGAACTGGCCCAGGCGGCCACCAACGACTCCTCAAGTACCCCGGCATCTACAGAAGAGGGCAAGTAACAATGAGCGAAATTACGGCGCACGGCGAGAAGAAGTTGGTGCTTGCCTCCGGGCGGGCCCACCCGGAGCTCGCCAGGGAAATCGCCAAGGAGCTCGGCACCGAACTCCTCCCGCTGGATGCCTACGACTTCGCGAACGGCGAGATCTACGTCCGCGCCGGTGAAAGCGTCCGCGGCACCGATGCCTTCGTGATCCAGGCGCACCCCGCCCCGCTGAACAACCACCTCATGGAACAGCTGATCATGATCGATTCGCTGAAGCGGGCCTCCGCCAAGCGGATCACCGTGGTTTCGCCGTTCTACCCGTACGCCCGCCAGGACAAGAAGGGCCGCGGCCGCGAGCCGATTTCTGCCCGGCTGGTGGCGGACCTCTACAAGACCGCCGGCGCGGACCGCATCATGAGCGTGGACCTGCACACCTCCCAGATCCAGGGCTTCTTCGACGGCCCCGTCGACCACCTGATGGCCATTCCGCTGCTGGCCGACTACATCCGGACCCGGGTGGGATCGGACAACATCACCGTCGTATCGCCGGACACCGGCCGCGTCCGCGTCGCCGAACAGTGGGCCGAACGCCTGGGCGGCGCACCTCTGGCCTTCGTCCACAAGAGCCGCGACCTCACTGTCCCCAACCAGGCTGTCTCCAAGACTGTGGTGGGCCAGATCGAGGGGCGGACCTGCGTCCTGATCGACGACATGATCGACACCGGCGGAACCATCTCCGGCGCCGTCACCGTCCTGAAGAACGCCGGTGCCAAGGATGTCATCATCGCGGCCACCCACGCCGTCTTCTCGGACCCCGCAGCCCGGCGCCTTTCGGAGTCCGGTGCCCGTGAAGTGGTGGTAACCAACACGCTTCCGCTCGGTTCGTCCCAGCGCTTCCCGCAACTGACGGTGCTTTCCATCGCGCCGCTGATCGCCCGCGCCATCCGCGAAGTGTTCGACGACGGATCGGTCACCAGCCTTTTCGACGGCAAGGCATAAGACCGTACTTGATGAGACCCCGCCGGCAGGAGCCGGCGGGGTCTCGTCCCGCGCTGGCAGGGTTCCATGGGCGAGCCTGCGAGCTCAGGGGGCCGGTGGGGATTTAAGGAAACGGTCCCGGCACTGGTAGGCTGTCAGGCGATACCTTGGCGAGGGAGGGCATAGCCTCCGTTATCGACTGGGTCTGCTGGTCCCTTCACGGGGACTGCCTTCTTGAAGGGCCGCCATCGGCCGCCCGGCGTTGAAGGTCACACCAGACCTCCGCCCTTGCTGAACACCGTTTAGTCTTCAAGGAGATTTCCATGTCTGAGCAGAAGCTCGCAGCAGAACTGCGCACCGAATTCGGCAAGGGCTACGCCCGTCGCGCCCGCATGAACAACCAGATCCCCGCCGTCATCTACGGCCACGGCGCAGAGCCCATCCACGTCACCCTGCCGGCGAAGGCCACCACCCTGGCCGTCCGCACCCCCAACGCCCTGCTGTCCCTGGACATCAACGGCGAAGGCCACCTGGCCCTGGTCAAGGACGTCCAGCGCGATCCGGTAAAGCAGATCATCGAGCACATCGACCTTCTGACCGTCCGCCAGGGCGAGAAGGTTACGGTTGACGTCCCGGTCCACGTTGAGGGCGAAACCGCTCCCGGCACCGTCCACAACCTGGAACTGACGGTTGTGTCCCTTGAGGCCGAGGCAACCCACCTGCCCACCGCCATCGAGGTCAACATCGAAGGCCGCGCCGCGGGCGAGCACATCCACGCCTCCGACCTGGTCCTCCCCAAGGGCACCACCCTGCTGACCGATGCCGAAGCACTCGTGGTGAACGTTTCCGAGGCCGTCGTCATCGCCGAGGAAGAAGAAACCGAAGCTGCCCCCGAGGGCGAAGCAGAGGAAGCTCCCGCAGCCGAAGAAGCCGCAGCAGAGTAACCACTCCGCAATTTCAGCAGTGGCCGGACCCCCAGGGGCCCGGCCACTGCCATGTCAGGCCACCGCCGTATCAGCATGCTTCTCCCCGTCCGTACGCCGGTCTTCCCGCCCAAGCCACCCCCATAGGATTGATTCCATGACAGATACCTGGCTGATTATTGGCCTCGGCAACCCCGGCGCCCAATACCAAGGCAACCGTCACAATGTGGGCCAGATGGTGCTTGATGAACTTGCCGGCCGGATTGGGGCCGGCTTCAAGTCGCACAAGGCCCGCGCCCAGGTTCTGGAAGGCCGGCTGGGCATCGGCGGTCCCCGCGTTGTCCTGGCGAAGCCGATGAGCTACATGAATGTCTCCGGCGGCCCCGTCTCCGCCCTTGCCAACTTCTATGGCATTCCCGCCGATCATGTGGTGGCCGTCCATGACGAGATCGACATTCCCTTTAACACCGTCAAACTCAAGCTCGGCGGCGGGGAAGGCGGCCACAACGGCCTGCGGGACATCTCCAAGGCGCTCGGCACCAAGGACTACCTGCGGGTCCGTGTGGGGGTGGGAAGGCCGCCCGGCAGGATGGACACCGCCGACTACGTTTTGCGGGATTTCGGCACCACGGAACAGAAGGAACTGCCGTTCCTTCTCGATGACGCCGCAGACGCCGTGGAGTCCTTGCTCCGTGATGGGCTCACCGCTGCCCAGCAAAGGTTCCACCCCGCAAAGTCCGGGTCACGCCAGCCGGAATCGTAAAAGTTCCCTTCGACCCTATTTCCTTGTCAGTGGCAGAGGGTACTCTTCTTCCTATGCGGGGGAGCAAAGGGGCTACATCCCGCTATTGCAGGATGTAGGGGATAAGTTCATGTCAATCGAGCCACTCAGCTGGGGACGTGGGTCAACACCTCAAGGTGACAGGCTGCCCACGCCACCCTCCGCGGCGCCGGAGAACCAGCAATGGTCCGTGCCTGCACGCAGCGCCAACCTCGACGCCGTCCGCACCGCCCTGACCAGCGAGAATTCCCTCGGCGTCGTCATCACCGGTGCCCGCGGCGTGGGGAAATCCTCCCTGGCCCGTGCGGCAGTGGCAGACCTCGGCCCCGATATCTGGTCGCTGCAACTGCGGAACGTCCCGTCGGGCTCCAGCACCCCGTACGGCTGCCTCTCCTTCCTGCTGGCCCGGCTGCCGCAGGCCTACATGGGCTCGCCCACCGCCATCCTGCGCGG
This window of the Pseudarthrobacter defluvii genome carries:
- the glmU gene encoding bifunctional UDP-N-acetylglucosamine diphosphorylase/glucosamine-1-phosphate N-acetyltransferase GlmU; amino-acid sequence: MIPENAGPAAVIVLAAGAGTRMKSRTPKILHEIGGLSMVGHALRAARSINPQRLAIVVRHERDLVESHVAALDPQALIVDQDDVPGTGRAVEAALQALDAGQALAGTVVVTYGDVPLLSAELLTELVATHEFEGNAVTVLTAVLDDATGYGRILRGEDGSVTGIREHKDSSEAEKLIREVNSGIYAFDAAVLREALAKVTTDNAQGEKYLTDVLGLAREAGGRVAAVVTADRWQVEGANDRVQLAALGAELNRRTVEAWMRAGVTVVDPATTWIDSTVTLDEDVRLLPNTQLHGTTTVARDAVVGPDTTLTDVEIGEGASVARTHGSGSVIGPRAAVGPFTYLRPGTVLGEKGKIGAFYETKNVTIGRGSKLSHLGYAGDAEIGEDTNIGCGNITANYDGEKKHRTVIGSGVRTGSNTVFVAPVTVGDGAYSGAGAVIRKDVPAGALALSVAAQRNAEGWVPAHRPGTRSAELAQAATNDSSSTPASTEEGK
- a CDS encoding ribose-phosphate diphosphokinase gives rise to the protein MSEITAHGEKKLVLASGRAHPELAREIAKELGTELLPLDAYDFANGEIYVRAGESVRGTDAFVIQAHPAPLNNHLMEQLIMIDSLKRASAKRITVVSPFYPYARQDKKGRGREPISARLVADLYKTAGADRIMSVDLHTSQIQGFFDGPVDHLMAIPLLADYIRTRVGSDNITVVSPDTGRVRVAEQWAERLGGAPLAFVHKSRDLTVPNQAVSKTVVGQIEGRTCVLIDDMIDTGGTISGAVTVLKNAGAKDVIIAATHAVFSDPAARRLSESGAREVVVTNTLPLGSSQRFPQLTVLSIAPLIARAIREVFDDGSVTSLFDGKA
- a CDS encoding 50S ribosomal protein L25/general stress protein Ctc, producing MSEQKLAAELRTEFGKGYARRARMNNQIPAVIYGHGAEPIHVTLPAKATTLAVRTPNALLSLDINGEGHLALVKDVQRDPVKQIIEHIDLLTVRQGEKVTVDVPVHVEGETAPGTVHNLELTVVSLEAEATHLPTAIEVNIEGRAAGEHIHASDLVLPKGTTLLTDAEALVVNVSEAVVIAEEEETEAAPEGEAEEAPAAEEAAAE
- the pth gene encoding aminoacyl-tRNA hydrolase; protein product: MTDTWLIIGLGNPGAQYQGNRHNVGQMVLDELAGRIGAGFKSHKARAQVLEGRLGIGGPRVVLAKPMSYMNVSGGPVSALANFYGIPADHVVAVHDEIDIPFNTVKLKLGGGEGGHNGLRDISKALGTKDYLRVRVGVGRPPGRMDTADYVLRDFGTTEQKELPFLLDDAADAVESLLRDGLTAAQQRFHPAKSGSRQPES